The Impatiens glandulifera chromosome 3, dImpGla2.1, whole genome shotgun sequence genome contains a region encoding:
- the LOC124932667 gene encoding DNA topoisomerase 2-binding protein 1: MMSKLFKGANVFMSRNLVPPEVFDSLHDALKNNGADIFLCCDPARNGPDDYHVISSCDHEKFSDLQSKGCRLLGPQCVLSCAKECRPLPRHSFACCLAMDGVKVLASGFDSNEKTEIGKMVASMGGTLYSKASLDVNFVIVKNVLAAKYKWALNVLKKPIITISWLHQCWKEHRVVPQEAFKVPPFYGLTICVSRIPADVRKEMEKLVLENGGKYSAELTKSCTHLICDVPEGDKYKVAKRWGCIHMVTRKWFDQSVARKASMDEESFPVQYVSTVSASGARTSSLLQRNPVNCTGNFPSAASSMAEDSNFEAISSAGTAEPDLEATFSQKVVYPTTLGASSQEKNGGTCTMGCKSDMNLDGCIADDSQSENDLYLSECQISLVGFSVSEMRKLVNMIRRGGGSRYMSLNERLTHIVVGTPTDIEIKEIRSLAAMGILYVVRNLWLGECDREKKEVPVLQRHIAHDVLIPKERAHVSTGYMTGPTSMEQGKSFNTLPIQPHVQSQSVLASSEISLETKATKVNMNGEKFSKWSTRTNNQSQIPENGHQQERSSSQIQDKKSNVFAGMRFCFGSSFPLDRRGEINDWVHEGGGLTLCDKTEQDVNFIIQCHGMVHYQTNTSRGINVSSHWIKSCLEDERLLDVGAHILYSPLPCQIPLPGFEGLRICISQYDQKERLLLRNLCFVLGAKYVERLTRKVTHLLCKFIGGPKYEAACKWKIKLVTCEWIYQCVKQNEVVGLDSYHPKEVTSQDQVAELIPMSQFTQSSSMMPSTATQYPVQFQVPKNKDVQSIGRNKKARLTEGGGRERKSGPPNEVMHSSYRKTSIVEEASDVIPNGEADVASAIEDLIVETSKIQDLKSPRRNEQDKDLFSSDCTIEEKADLESSFVFSKNWMNRDGRKDETCNPSVDGSVGKYNYDGFSETQTESQVVGYEEDLSGRQMIIDRVRTTRGLS; the protein is encoded by the exons ATGATGTCGAAATTATTCAAAGGAGCGAATGTTTTCATGTCTCGTAACTTAGTTCCGCCGGAGGTCTTCGATTCGCTGCACGATGCTCTCAAGAATAACGGTGCCGACATCTTTCTTTGTTGCGATCCTGCGCGAAATGGTCCTGACGACTACCATGTCATTTCCTCCTGCGACCAT GAGAAGTTCAGTGATCTTCAGAGTAAAGGCTGTCGTTTACTTG GTCCTCAATGTGTGCTTTCTTGTGCAAAAGAATGTAGACCACTCCCAAGACATAGTTTTGCTTGTTGTCTAGCAATGGATGGGGTCAAAGTATTGGCATCTGGTTTTGATTCTAATGAAAAG ACTGAGATTGGAAAGATGGTTGCTTCAATGGGTGGTACGTTGTATTCTAAGGCATCACTAGATGTCAATTTTGTTATTGTCAAAAATGTCTTGGCGGCCAAGTACAAG TGGGCGCTAAATGTCCTCAAGAAACCAATTATCACAATAAGCTGGTTACATCAGTGCTGGAAAGAGCATCGTGTTGTTCCTCAGGAGGCATTCAAGGTTCCTCCCTTTTATGGGTTGACAATATGTGTTTCCAGAATTCCTGCAG ATGTACGGAAAGAAATGGAAAAACTGGTGCTAGAAAATGGTGGCAAATATTCAGCCGAACTCACCAAGAGCTGTACACATTTGATTTGCGAT GTTCCTGAAGGAGACAAATACAAAGTTGCTAAAAGATGGGGCTGCATTCATATGGTTACACGGAAATGGTTTGACCAATCTGTTGCTAGAAAGG CCAGTATGGATGAGGAGTCCTTTCCTGTTCAGTATGTTTCTACAGTTTCAGCTAGTGGTGCTAGGACTTCCTCGTTGTTACAACGGAATCCTGTCAATTGTACTGGAAACTTCCCATCCGCTGCATCTTCAATGGCTGAAGATTCAAATTTCGAAGCCATTTCATCTGCTGGAACTGCAGAGCCAGATCTTGAAGCCACCTTTTCACAGAAAGTAGTATATCCTACTACTTTGGGAGCTTCTAGTCAGGAAAAGAATGGAGGAACATGCACCATGGGTTGCAAAAGTGACATGAATCTTGATGGGTGCATTGCTGATGACTCCCAAAGTGAAAATGACTTGTACTTATCAGAGTGCCAAATTTCATTGGTTGGTTTTAGCGTCTCTGAAATGCGCAAACTGGTCAACATGATTCGTAGAGGTGGTGGCTCCCGTTACATGTCATTAAATGAGAGATTGACTCACATAGTTGTTGGAACACCAACAGATAT agagataaaggaaattagAAGCCTTGCAGCCATGGGTATACTTTATGTGGTTCGGAACTTGTGGCTTGGAGAATGTGACCGTGAGAAGAAAGAGGTCCCTGTACTTCAAAGGCATATTGCTCATGATGTACTTATCCCTAAAG AGCGTGCACACGTAAGTACAGGGTACATGACAGGCCCAACGAGCATGGAACAAGGAAAATCCTTCAATACTCTTCCTATTCAGCCACATGTTCAATCACAATCCGTTTTGGCTTCTTCAGAGATTTCTCTGGAGACAAAAGCTACAAAAGTCAACATGAATGGAGAAAAGTTTTCTAAATGGTCCACGAGAACCAACAACCAAAGCCAGATTCCTGAAAATGGTCATCAACAGGAGAGATCTAGTAGTCAAATTCAAGATAAGAAGTCAAATGTTTTTGCGGGGATGAGATTTTGCTTTGGAAGTTCATTCCCATTGGACAGG AGAGGTGAAATCAATGACTGGGTTCACGAAGGGGGCGGGTTGACATTGTGTGATAAAACGGAACAGGATGTAAACTTTATCATTCAGTGCCATGGTATGGTTCACTACCAGACTAATACTTCCAGAGGTATTAATGTATCCAGTCACTGGATAAAGTCTTGTTTGGAG GATGAACGGTTGCTGGATGTTGGAGCTCACATTCTGTATTCTCCACTTCCATGCCAGATCCCTTTACCTGGATTTGAAGGACTTCGTATTTGTATTTCCCAATATGATCAAAAAGAAAGACTGCTCCTAAGAAACTTGTGCTTTGTTCTCGGAGCTAAATATGTAGAGAGATTAACTAGAAAGGTCACACATCTACTATGCAAGTTCATTGGAGGCCCAAAATATGAGGCTGCATGTAAATGGAAGATAAAATTAGTTACATGTGAGTGGATTTATCAGTGTGTTAAGCAG AATGAAGTTGTTGGGCTAGATTCATATCACCCAAAAGAAGTTACTTCACAAGATCAAGTTGCAGAGCTTATACCCATGAGCCAGTTTACTCAGAGTTCGAGCATGATGCCCAGTACTGCTACTCAATATCCAGTTCAATTCCAAGTCCCAAAAAATAAAGATGTTCAAAGTATTGGTAGAAATAAAAAGGCTAGGCTTACTGAAGgtggaggaagagaaagaaagagTGGTCCACCAAATGAAGTCATGCATTCTTCCTACAGGAAAACCTCCATAGTAGAAGAAGCTTCTGATGTCATACCCAATGGCGAGGCTGATGTAGCTTCTGCTATAGAGGATCTCATAGTGGAGACTAGTAAA ATTCAAGATCTGAAGTCCCCCAGAAGAAATGAACAAGATAAAGAT TTATTCTCATCTGATTGCACAATCGAAGAGAAAGCAGATCTTGAatcttcttttgttttttccAAGAATTGGATGAACAG GGATGGGAGAAAGGATGAGACCTGTAATCCTTCTGTAGATGGGAGCGTGGGCAAGTACAACTATGATGGTTTCAGTGAAACACAAACAGAATCTCAG GTTGTTGGCTATGAAGAAGACCTCTCAGGGAGGCAAATGATAATAGACAGAGTTCGGACCACACGAGGATTGAGTTGA
- the LOC124932669 gene encoding uncharacterized protein LOC124932669 produces MDELEPPECPVCLQSYDQNSTIPRVLACGHSACDVCIDQLPHPFPFTIRCPACTQLVNYPNPQGASALPKNIDLLRLASIIPNPDHQNNQNPSKSPVIKQPVDFIPGLWSHAFYLSWKGWVLPEDALVVEVRTQDPFFSVFHGRILKKIQQLARYSLKGDEKLSLLRLAGPFSEVDDSKLRYSYTAKIMSILYGMNLGERDELSLLLTVSNLKGSKTCKVYGIWYSEDDQFLYMVSESYNDSLLEKKKKRNGDWKKESAGEGECSLNLVSFSMMGMEICEAVHSLHIEGLFCGCFDPSCFRVDGFGHVYIDLNEVLALGRRVVRLVRESESLNDNVLRTPLAFISPQLLQKLLRSEDLETGSLSGYDVWSTSCLVLWLFMGNSFSELVLDSLGSISDGSHDFKASITVLVENLHTSLNVNYGLDLVWLKEILFKCLELHTASQTSVIDIWKCIRELIVQNPDEMATVSQDFPEEEGTSRCLLLGELCKIPREEIRAADPSVAEEKSTVNSTVGSNVKCIELKGHLDCITGLAVGGGFLFSISYDKTVILWSLQDFSQVHTFRGHEQKIMAVVYVDYDKPLCVTGDSGGAICIWNISNVPFSQEPIKRLQEEKDWRYSGIHALATSGTGLLYTGSGDKSIKAWSLRDYTISCVMNGHKSVVSTLVVCDGVLYSGSWDGTVRLWCMSDHSPLAVLGEDIPGNVTSVLSLAVHGNFVVASHENGCVKIWSDGTFLESIQAHNGAVFSISMEGKWLFTGGWDKVVIVQELLGDEVHKTVASSVGSIACNSVITSLLYQQGKLLVGQADRIIKVYCCKL; encoded by the exons ATGGACGAACTGGAGCCGCCGGAGTGCCCAGTATGTCTACAGTCCTACGACCAAAACTCCACCATCCCTCGAGTACTCGCCTGTGGCCATTCCGCCTGTGACGTCTGTATTGATCAGCTTCCCCACCCATTTCCTTTCACAATCCGATGTCCCGCCTGTACTCAGCTAGTCAACTATCCAAATCCACAGGGTGCTTCCGCCCTCCCAAAGAATATTGATCTCCTTCGCTTAGCCTCCATCATCCCAAACCCAGATCATCAGAATAACCAAAACCCTTCCAAATCTCCGGTGATCAAACAGCCAGTCGATTTTATCCCCGGACTTTGGTCACACGCCTTCTATTTGAGTTGGAAAGGATGGGTTTTGCCGGAAGATGCTTTGGTGGTTGAAGTCAGAACTCAAGACccttttttttctgtttttcatgggagaattttgaaaaagataCAACAGCTAGCAAGATATTCACTTAAAGGAGATGAGAAGTTGAGTCTTCTTAGACTTGCTGGTCCTTTCAGTGAAGTTGATGATTCTAAGTTAAGATACAGTTATACTGCAAAGATCATGAGCATTTTGTATGGAATGAATCTTGGAGAAAGAGATGAATTGAGTTTGCTCTTGACAGTGTCTAATTTGAAAGGGAGTAAAACTTGCAAGGTTTATGGTATCTGGTATAGTGAAGATGATCAGTTTTTGTATATGGTGAGTGAAAGCTACAATGACAGTCTtctggagaagaagaagaagagaaatggTGATTGGAAGAAAGAGTCTGCTGGTGAAGGTGAGTGCTCGTTAAATTTAGTTAGTTTTTCTATGATGGGAATGGAGATATGTGAAGCAGTGCATTCTCTACATATAGAAGGGTTATTTTGTGGTTGCTTCGACCCATCATGCTTCCGCGTTGATGGTTTTGGTCATGTATATATCGATTTGAATGAGGTCTTGGCATTAGGAAGGAGAGTTGTTAGACTGGTTAGAGAATCTGAAAGCTTAAACGATAATGTTCTTAGAACCCCCCTTGCATTTATCAGTCCACAACTATTGCAAAAGCTATTAAGAAGTGAAGATCTTGAAACTGGTTCTCTATCAGGCTATGATGTTTGGTCAACTTCTTGCCTAGTTCTTTGGCTGTTTATGGGGAACTCGTTTAGTGAATTAGTTCTCGACAGTTTAGGCAGTATCAGTGACGGTTCTCATGATTTCAAGGCTTCTATTACTGTGTTGGTGGAGAATTTGCACACTTCATTGAATGTTAATTATGGTTTGGACTTGGTATGGCTGAAAGAGATTCTATTCAAATGTTTGGAACTTCATACTGCGAGCCAGACATCAGTTATTGACATTTGGAAATGCATTAGGGAGTTGATTGTCCAAAACCCTGATGAGATGGCTACAGTTTCTCAGGATTTTCCGGAGGAGGAGGGAACAAGTCGTTGCTTACTTCTAGGAGAATTATGTAAAATACCGAGAGAAGAGATTCGTGCTGCAGATCCTAGCGTAGCTGAAGAAAAGAGTACTGTCAATAGCACTGTTGGAAGTAATGTCAAATGTATCGAACTAAAGGGTCATCTCGACTGTATTACAGGACTGGCTGTTGGAG GGGGATTCCTTTTTAGCATTTCCTATGATAAAACAGTGATTTTATGGTCTCTTCAG GATTTCAGCCAGGTACATACATTTAGAGGTCATGAGCAAAAGATCATGGCTGTAGTTTATGTGGATTATGACAAGCCCTTATGTGTAACGGGTGACAGTGGAGGTGCAATATGTATTTGGAACATTAGTAATGTTCCATTTAGTCAAGAACCAATAAAGAGGCTGCAAGAGGAAAAGGATTGGCGGTATAGTGGTATTCATGCCCTCGCTACTTCTGGAACTGGATTGCTCTACACTGGAAGTGGCGATAAGTCAATAAAAGCATGGTCTTTGCGG GACTACACAATTTCATGTGTTATGAACGGTCATAAATCAGTTGTCTCAACTCTAGTGGTTTGTGATGGTGTTCTCTACAGTGGGAGTTGGGATGGAACTGTTCGGTTGTGGTGTATGAGTGACCACAGTCCGTTGGCTGTACTAGGTGAAGATATACCTGGGAATGTGACATCAGTTTTGTCTCTAGCTGTTCATGGGAATTTCGTTGTTGCATCCCATGAAAATGGATGTGTAAAG ATTTGGAGTGATGGAACTTTTTTGGAATCCATACAAGCTCATAATGGTGCAGTATTTTCTATAAGTATGGAGGGGAAATGGCTATTTACAGGCGGCTGGGACAAGGTTGTTATTGTACAG GAACTGTTGGGAGATGAAGTTCATAAAACAGTGGCCTCATCTGTAGGTTCTATCGCCTGCAATTCGGTCATAACGTCTTTATTATATCAGCAGGGAAAGCTTTTGGTTGGGCAAGCTGATAGAATAATAAAG GTATACTGCTGCAAATTATGA